Proteins encoded together in one Telopea speciosissima isolate NSW1024214 ecotype Mountain lineage chromosome 4, Tspe_v1, whole genome shotgun sequence window:
- the LOC122659635 gene encoding probable xyloglucan glycosyltransferase 5 — protein MAPRLDFSAWWAKETRKGTPVVVTMENPNYSVVEIDGPDVPFQPVDKDRGKNAKQFTWVLLLRAHRAVGCLTWLANLLWALLGAIKKRLFLGQGVAMESGDKIIRGRMLFRFIRGFLLVSLAVLTFEVIAHFKGWHYFQNSNLHIPKTDEIQGWFHMVYVAWLEFRADYIAPPIQSLSNFCVALFIIQSLDRLILSVGMFWIKYKKIKPRIEEDTFKSEDVESSGYEYPMVLVQIPMCNEREVYDQSISAICQLDWPKDRLLIQVLDDSDDESIMSLIRGEVSKWSQRGVNIIYRHRLVRTGYKAGNLNSAMGCDYVKDYEFVAIFDADFQPNPDFLKLTVPHFKGNPELGLVQARWSFVNKDENLLTRLQNINLCFHFEVEQQVNGVFLNFFGFNGTAGVWRIKALEDSGGWLERTTVEDMDIAVRAHLHGWKFIFLNDVKVLCEVPESYEAYRKQQHRWHSGPMQLFRLCLPAILTSKISFWKKSNLVLLFFLLRKLILPFYSFTLFCIILPLTMFVPEAELPLWVICYIPVFMSFLNILPAPKSFPFIVPYLLFENTMSVTKFNAMVSGLFQLGSSYEWVVTKKAGRSSESDLLAIAESESKTINQQPQIHRGVSESELSELNKLKEQQASPPPPPAKKVNKIYKKELALAFLLLTASVRSLLSAQGIHFYFLLFQGVTFLLVGLDLIGEQMS, from the exons ATGGCTCCAAGATTGGATTTTTCTGCTTGGTGGGCTaaggaaacaagaaaaggaactCCAGTGGTTGTGACCATGGAGAACCCAAACTACTCTGTTGTGGAGATTGATGGTCCTGATGTCCCATTTCAGCCAGTGGACAAGGACAGAGGGAAAAATGCAAAGCAGTTCACTTGGGTTTTGCTCCTCAGGGCTCATAGAGCAGTTGGATGTCTCACCTGGCTAGCAAACCTGCTTTGGGCTTTGCTTGGTGCCATTAAAAAAAGACTCTTCTTAGGTCAGGGAGTAGCCATGGAGAGTGGCGACAAGATTATTAGGGGCAGAATGCTGTTCAGATTCATCAGAGGCTTCTTATTGGTTTCTTTAGCAGTTCTGACTTTCGAGGTAATCGCACACTTCAAGGGCTGGCATTATTTCCAGAACTCCAATTTGCATATCCCCAAGACTGATGAGATCCAGGGATGGTTCCACATGGTCTATGTTGCCTGGTTGGAATTCAGAGCAGACTACATTGCTCCTCCAATTCAATCTCTCTCCAATTTCTGTGTTGCTCTCTTCATAATCCAGTCTTTGGACCGATTAATATTGAGTGTTGGAATGTTCTGGATCAAGTATAAGAAAATTAAGCccagaattgaagaggataCTTTCAAGTCTGAGGATGTCGAGAGTTCTGGGTATGAATACCCTATGGTTCTTGTTCAGATTCCCATGTGTAATGAGAGAGAG GTATATGATCAATCTATCTCCGCCATCTGCCAGCTTGATTGGCCAAAAGATCGTTTATTGATTCAAGTTCTTGATGATTCTGATGATGAGAGTATCATGTCCTTAATCAGAGGGGAAGTCTCGAAATGGAGTCAACGTGGTGTAAACATTATTTATCGCCATCGTTTGGTTAGAACTGGTTACAAAGCTGGGAATCTCAATTCTGCAATGGGTTGTGATTATGTGAAGGATTACGAGTTCGTTGCAATCTTTGATGCAGATTTTCAACCAAACCCAGATTTCCTTAAGCTCACTGTTCCACATTTTAAG GGCAATCCTGAATTGGGATTGGTTCAAGCTCGTTGGTCCTTTGTGAACAAAGATGAGAACCTATTGACTCGCCTCCAAAACATTAATCTTTGTTTCCACTTTGAAGTAGAGCAGCAGGTTAATGGGGTTTTCCTAAATTTCTTTGGTTTTAATGGGACTGCTGGGGTATGGAGAATCAAAGCCCTAGAGGATTCTGGGGGCTGGCTAGAAAGGACAACTGTAGAGGATATGGATATAGCTGTTCGTGCTCATCTCCATGGTTGGAAGTTTATCTTTCTTAATGATGtcaag GTTCTCTGTGAAGTTCCAGAGTCTTATGAAGCTTACAGGAAACAACAACACAGGTGGCACTCTGGTCCAATGCAACTTTTCCGATTGTGTCTTCCAGCTATTCTAACTTCCAAG ATATCATTCTGGAAGAAATCAAACTTAGTACTACTATTCTTTCTCTTGAGGAAGCTGATCCTCCCATTCTATTCATTCACATTGTTCTGCATTATTCTTCCTCTAACAATGTTTGTTCCAGAAGCTGAGCTTCCCCTTTGGGTCATCTGTTATATTCCTGTCTTCATGTCATTCCTTAACATCCTTCCAGCCCCAAAATCTTTCCCATTTATCGTACCCTATCTCTTGTTTGAGAACACCATGTCAGTTACCAAATTCAATGCCATGGTATCAGGATTATTCCAGTTAGGGAGTTCATATGAGTGGGTTGTCACCAAGAAGGCGGGTAGGTCCTCGGAATCGGATCTCCTGGCTATTGCGGAAAGTGAATCAAAGACCATAAACCAACAACCACAGATCCACAGAGGAGTATCTGAGAGTGAGCTCTCTGAATTGAACAAATTGAAGGAACAGCAAGCATCACCTCCCCCACCTCCAGCTAAGAAGGTCAACAAAATCTACAAGAAAGAGCTAGCTCTTGCTTTCCTCTTACTCACAGCATCAGTCAGGAGCCTGTTATCAGCCCAAGGAATTCATTTCTACTTCTTACTCTTCCAAGGTGTGACATTCCTCCTTGTGGGTCTTGATCTAATTGGGGAGCAAATGAGTTAA